The following are encoded together in the Flammeovirga agarivorans genome:
- a CDS encoding peptidylprolyl isomerase produces the protein MLFKYIKRQLISLTAISLAFSCTMPMSGSQKIEKEETLLSIDNEPISKENFVYLYEKNYNNDSAFYQKENVDEYLDLFINFKLKVAEAHALGYDSLKAFQNEYNMYMTQLEEPYLTESVFNDSLVKQAYERQKEEVSAAHILIKVKDNATPEDTLKAYNRTLELLEKVNQGEDFGKLAFQYSEDPSAKQNKGDLGFFTSLQMVYPFEEAAFTTTPGDIAGPIRTRFGYHLLLVKEKRPRFGTLQVQHIMIKSSSREPKQQQEESKLKAKAIYDSLQNGGDWDILCLNFSDDKRSSNNKGILPPVSEVRFPPSFMKGVNELDKIGDISAPVQTDFGWHIIRLYKKEPVLPYEQMYPSLVRKVKKDSRSSTSRAQFINKLKTDNSFIENDENKEHAFSLIDTTLLEGKWTIPTELSTKDQKKVLFTLTSKKVIANDFYNYIIDNQKKTKNDSLLEVTNNYYEKFVDETLIATEKELLPSKYPEYKHLAKEYEDGLLLFRVMEDCVWNKASTDKEGLKAYFNNNINKYQWEDRVSMSVYNTGSKELQDETLFMLDSGRYMVYPTEIQSLYFKDGSSYLYKSTLKDLQTISDALVSDNNLIASIEIQMPPKSGTKLRNNRKEKMTKNLLDSKVDPSQFNIKFTEGKKQHVKVSFYSKDLSNYVHTKNQLSNLSVNFEEGVYTKATLPFANHIQMKEGRYIFEDQERYIICIVNEFLPKGPKLFEEAKGSVIADYQEHLEKTWLESLHQKHQVSVDSTILQSLYRSQESL, from the coding sequence ATGCTTTTTAAATATATTAAACGACAACTGATCAGCTTAACAGCCATTTCCTTAGCATTCTCATGTACAATGCCAATGAGTGGTTCACAAAAAATAGAAAAAGAAGAAACTCTATTATCAATCGATAATGAGCCTATTTCGAAAGAAAACTTCGTTTATTTATATGAGAAAAACTACAATAATGATAGTGCTTTTTATCAAAAAGAAAATGTAGACGAGTATCTTGATCTGTTTATCAATTTCAAATTAAAAGTTGCTGAAGCACATGCTTTAGGCTATGATTCTCTAAAGGCCTTCCAAAACGAATACAATATGTATATGACACAATTGGAAGAACCTTACCTTACTGAATCTGTATTTAATGATAGCCTTGTAAAACAGGCTTATGAACGTCAAAAAGAAGAAGTAAGTGCAGCACATATTTTAATCAAAGTCAAAGATAATGCTACTCCTGAAGATACTTTAAAAGCTTACAATAGAACATTAGAACTTCTTGAGAAAGTTAATCAGGGTGAAGACTTTGGAAAGTTAGCTTTTCAATATTCGGAAGACCCTTCTGCAAAACAAAACAAAGGAGATTTAGGTTTTTTCACTTCTCTACAAATGGTTTATCCTTTTGAGGAAGCTGCATTTACAACTACTCCAGGAGATATTGCAGGTCCAATTCGCACTCGTTTTGGTTACCACTTATTGTTGGTTAAAGAAAAAAGACCTCGTTTCGGTACTTTACAAGTGCAACATATTATGATCAAAAGTTCATCTAGAGAACCGAAACAGCAACAAGAAGAAAGTAAATTAAAAGCTAAGGCCATTTATGATAGCTTACAAAATGGTGGAGATTGGGATATTTTATGTCTCAATTTTTCTGACGATAAAAGATCATCTAATAACAAAGGTATTTTACCACCGGTTAGTGAAGTTCGCTTCCCCCCTTCATTCATGAAAGGTGTAAATGAGTTAGACAAAATTGGAGATATCTCTGCACCTGTTCAAACAGATTTTGGTTGGCATATTATTAGGCTATATAAAAAAGAGCCTGTTTTACCATATGAACAAATGTATCCGAGTTTAGTTCGTAAAGTGAAAAAAGACAGCAGATCATCAACAAGTAGAGCGCAGTTTATCAATAAACTAAAAACGGATAATTCTTTTATTGAGAATGATGAAAATAAAGAACATGCTTTTTCTCTAATAGACACCACTTTATTAGAAGGTAAATGGACAATTCCAACGGAGCTTTCTACAAAAGATCAAAAGAAAGTATTATTCACTCTGACCTCAAAAAAGGTCATTGCCAATGATTTCTACAACTACATCATTGATAATCAAAAGAAGACAAAAAACGACAGTCTTCTTGAAGTTACCAACAACTATTATGAGAAGTTTGTTGATGAAACATTAATCGCTACCGAAAAAGAATTGCTTCCTTCAAAATATCCTGAATACAAGCATTTAGCTAAAGAATATGAAGATGGTTTGTTACTATTCAGAGTAATGGAAGACTGTGTATGGAATAAGGCTTCAACTGATAAAGAAGGATTAAAAGCATACTTTAATAATAACATTAATAAGTACCAGTGGGAAGATCGAGTTTCGATGAGTGTTTATAATACTGGCAGCAAAGAACTTCAAGATGAAACTCTATTTATGCTAGATTCTGGTCGTTATATGGTTTACCCTACTGAGATTCAATCTTTATATTTCAAAGACGGCAGTTCATATCTATACAAAAGCACACTAAAAGATTTACAGACAATAAGTGATGCCTTAGTCAGTGACAATAACCTTATTGCTTCTATTGAGATACAAATGCCTCCAAAAAGTGGCACTAAGTTAAGAAACAATAGAAAAGAAAAGATGACAAAGAATCTGTTAGATTCTAAAGTAGACCCGAGTCAATTTAACATCAAGTTTACAGAAGGAAAGAAACAACATGTAAAAGTTTCCTTCTACTCTAAAGACTTGTCAAATTATGTTCACACCAAGAATCAGCTAAGTAATTTATCTGTCAATTTCGAAGAAGGTGTATATACTAAAGCAACACTTCCTTTTGCCAATCATATTCAGATGAAAGAAGGTAGATATATTTTCGAGGATCAAGAAAGATATATCATTTGTATCGTAAATGAATTCCTACCAAAAGGTCCTAAGTTATTTGAAGAGGCTAAAGGTAGTGTCATTGCCGATTATCAAGAACATTTGGAAAAAACTTGGTTAGAGTCTTTACATCAAAAACATCAGGTTTCTGTAGATAGTACAATCCTTCAATCGCTGTACAGAAGTCAAGAAAGTTTATAA
- a CDS encoding response regulator transcription factor, with protein sequence MATEADRKILVVDDEPDIVEILSYNLQKEGYNVKTANDGKQAVDIAKDFHPELIILDIMMPVMDGVEACRQIKENPELSEAHIIFLTARAEEYSEVAAFDVGADDYIVKPVKPRALMKRIGSIFKRKSKSSSTKKDIINIGKFSIDKSSYTLYVDGEAKTLPKKEFELLYFLAESPNKVFNRDDLLRNIWGADVYVLARTVDVHIRRVREKIGDGYIKTVKGVGYKFEA encoded by the coding sequence ATGGCTACAGAAGCAGATCGTAAAATTCTCGTAGTAGACGACGAGCCAGATATTGTAGAGATCCTTAGTTATAACCTCCAAAAAGAAGGCTATAATGTAAAAACAGCAAATGATGGAAAACAGGCAGTAGATATTGCTAAAGATTTCCATCCAGAATTAATTATTCTGGACATTATGATGCCTGTTATGGATGGTGTAGAAGCTTGTCGCCAGATAAAAGAAAATCCTGAGCTTTCTGAAGCACATATTATTTTCCTAACAGCAAGAGCTGAAGAATACTCAGAAGTTGCTGCTTTTGATGTAGGTGCAGACGATTATATCGTTAAGCCTGTTAAGCCAAGAGCATTAATGAAGCGTATTGGTTCTATCTTTAAACGTAAGAGCAAATCATCATCTACCAAAAAAGATATTATCAATATTGGTAAATTTTCAATTGATAAATCAAGCTATACACTATATGTGGATGGAGAAGCGAAGACACTTCCGAAGAAAGAGTTTGAACTTCTTTATTTCCTAGCAGAAAGTCCAAATAAAGTTTTCAATAGAGATGATCTGTTGAGAAATATTTGGGGTGCTGATGTTTATGTCTTAGCCAGAACAGTTGATGTACATATCCGAAGAGTAAGAGAAAAAATCGGTGATGGCTATATCAAAACTGTAAAAGGTGTAGGATATAAATTTGAAGCTTAA
- a CDS encoding sensor histidine kinase, whose product MFFNAKSVSLLLALCVGGVTAAFLSIIPDVSKTGTLVGLMISFSSTFLLTYFVLEFIFFKEIGNIHRQIHELRSNQTAKDVHPELSKKEKNPIVGIKSQIKNYAKMKEDEIAQLKQMEQYRKEFLANISHELKTPIFATQGFILTLLDGAVDDKSVRDRFLKKAAKSLNALNILVEDLLTVSKIEAGEINMEFEEFDLQIMIVDVLEQIEQKAEKKNITVSLEAPSDDPIYINADYNRLKQVVINLVVNGIKYNHKNGWVKVILDVHEDTVTIAVKDNGMGIPHEDQNRIFERFYRVEKSRTKKQGGSGLGLAICKHILERHDAVIQLESVPEEGSTFSFDLTLVKEEEYEDSEL is encoded by the coding sequence ATGTTTTTTAACGCAAAGTCAGTTTCATTGCTACTTGCATTGTGTGTTGGAGGTGTTACAGCAGCTTTCCTTTCTATTATTCCTGATGTCTCAAAAACAGGAACATTAGTAGGCTTAATGATCTCGTTTTCTTCTACTTTCCTTCTCACATACTTTGTTTTAGAGTTTATCTTTTTCAAAGAAATTGGTAATATTCATAGACAAATTCATGAGCTAAGAAGTAATCAAACGGCTAAAGATGTTCACCCTGAACTTTCGAAAAAAGAGAAAAATCCAATTGTTGGCATTAAGTCTCAGATTAAGAACTATGCTAAAATGAAGGAAGACGAGATTGCTCAGTTAAAACAAATGGAGCAATACAGAAAAGAATTCCTTGCAAACATTTCTCACGAGTTAAAAACACCAATTTTTGCCACTCAAGGATTTATTCTAACACTATTAGATGGCGCCGTTGATGACAAAAGTGTGAGAGACCGTTTCCTAAAGAAAGCTGCAAAGTCTTTAAATGCTTTAAATATTTTAGTAGAAGACCTATTAACAGTATCCAAAATAGAAGCTGGAGAAATCAACATGGAATTTGAAGAGTTTGATCTACAAATTATGATTGTTGATGTTTTAGAGCAGATTGAACAAAAAGCAGAAAAGAAAAATATAACTGTCAGTTTAGAGGCTCCATCTGATGACCCTATTTACATAAATGCCGATTATAACCGATTAAAACAGGTAGTTATTAATTTAGTTGTTAATGGTATTAAGTATAATCACAAAAATGGATGGGTTAAAGTAATTTTGGATGTTCATGAAGATACTGTTACTATTGCAGTAAAAGATAATGGCATGGGTATTCCTCATGAAGATCAAAATAGAATCTTCGAAAGGTTTTACCGTGTTGAGAAAAGTAGAACTAAGAAGCAGGGCGGTTCTGGTTTAGGACTAGCCATTTGCAAACACATTCTCGAAAGACATGACGCTGTAATTCAGCTAGAAAGTGTACCAGAGGAAGGTTCTACATTCTCATTTGATTTAACATTAGTGAAAGAAGAAGAATATGAAGATTCCGAACTTTAA
- a CDS encoding RluA family pseudouridine synthase: MKIPNFKKWIIFENDNYILVNKPPYISSLEDRDKTLPTVYQEAKKYAGDTQLCHRLDKETSGVMAIAKNPEAYRNLAIQFEKRQVEKVYHAVVDGVENFDGLMVDRNILVSGRGNVRIDIEGKPSQTLVKTEEIYKFHSLVACKPLTGRMHQIRIHMAYLGSPIISDEVYGGKSPYLSEIKGRKFNLKGGTEEQPLMSRVALHARSLTFKDVDGTEIKIEADYPKDMRALITQLRKFK; the protein is encoded by the coding sequence ATGAAGATTCCGAACTTTAAAAAGTGGATCATTTTTGAAAACGACAATTACATTCTAGTTAATAAACCACCTTATATTTCATCTTTAGAAGATCGTGATAAGACCTTACCAACGGTATATCAGGAAGCAAAGAAATATGCAGGTGATACTCAATTATGTCATAGATTGGATAAAGAAACTTCTGGAGTAATGGCTATTGCTAAAAACCCAGAAGCTTATAGAAACCTAGCCATCCAATTTGAGAAACGTCAGGTTGAAAAGGTATATCATGCTGTTGTTGATGGGGTAGAAAACTTCGATGGTTTAATGGTTGATCGCAACATTTTAGTTTCAGGAAGAGGAAACGTTAGAATTGACATTGAAGGTAAACCCTCTCAAACTTTAGTCAAGACTGAAGAAATATATAAGTTTCACTCTTTAGTAGCATGTAAGCCATTAACAGGTAGAATGCACCAAATACGTATTCATATGGCTTATTTGGGCTCTCCTATTATTTCTGACGAAGTTTATGGAGGTAAGTCTCCTTACTTATCTGAGATTAAAGGAAGAAAATTCAACTTGAAAGGCGGAACTGAAGAACAACCATTAATGTCTAGGGTTGCCCTTCATGCAAGATCGCTTACTTTCAAGGATGTTGACGGTACTGAAATTAAAATAGAAGCTGATTATCCAAAAGATATGAGAGCTTTGATTACTCAATTAAGAAAATTCAAATAA
- a CDS encoding PaaI family thioesterase codes for MLSPYFQDHMHGNVCFGCGMKNDDGLHIKSYWEGEEAICIWNAEEKYHGWANLLSGGILSTIIDCHCMGTAMADAYREEGRALDTAPHYRYATGTLNVKFLKPTPINIPIKLIATVTERKGKKVVMKCESWSGDVKTAEADVVAIRVFSSEEKQDKNPFID; via the coding sequence ATGCTTTCTCCCTATTTTCAAGACCATATGCATGGCAACGTTTGTTTTGGCTGCGGAATGAAGAACGATGATGGTCTTCATATTAAAAGTTACTGGGAAGGAGAAGAAGCCATTTGTATTTGGAATGCAGAAGAGAAATACCACGGTTGGGCCAACTTACTCAGCGGTGGTATTTTATCTACAATTATTGATTGTCACTGTATGGGTACAGCCATGGCTGATGCGTATAGAGAAGAAGGTAGAGCATTAGACACTGCCCCTCATTATCGTTATGCTACTGGAACATTAAACGTAAAGTTTTTAAAGCCTACCCCTATCAATATTCCTATTAAACTCATCGCTACTGTTACTGAAAGAAAAGGTAAAAAAGTAGTCATGAAATGTGAGTCCTGGTCAGGTGATGTAAAAACAGCAGAAGCTGATGTGGTCGCTATCCGAGTATTCAGCAGTGAAGAAAAACAAGATAAAAATCCTTTTATTGATTAA
- a CDS encoding O-methyltransferase — protein MMHITNPEIDKYIEEVATEEHPILKELDRDTHLQENMPHMVSGHPQGLFLTMLAKSMNASKVLEIGTFTGYAAIALAQGMQENGTLHTIEVDDEKEKIISEYITKANLDHVIKLHIGKALNIIDELDDIFDIVFIDADKMNNDAYYEACLPKIRKGGFILIDNVLWKGKVVNPEAKDKMTIAIKDFNKKVTSDKRVQSFILPLRDGILMAQKL, from the coding sequence ATGATGCATATTACCAATCCAGAGATTGATAAATATATTGAGGAAGTAGCTACTGAAGAACACCCTATTCTAAAAGAATTAGATCGAGATACACACCTTCAGGAAAATATGCCTCACATGGTTTCGGGACACCCTCAGGGGTTATTTCTTACTATGCTAGCAAAAAGCATGAACGCTTCTAAAGTTCTTGAAATTGGTACTTTTACAGGTTATGCGGCAATAGCACTTGCTCAAGGAATGCAAGAAAACGGAACACTTCATACTATCGAAGTAGATGACGAGAAAGAAAAGATCATCTCTGAATATATCACTAAAGCAAATTTGGATCATGTCATCAAACTACACATTGGTAAGGCGCTTAACATTATCGATGAATTAGATGATATTTTCGACATCGTATTTATTGATGCCGACAAGATGAATAATGATGCTTACTATGAAGCATGCCTTCCCAAAATAAGAAAGGGAGGTTTCATTCTGATTGACAATGTTTTATGGAAAGGTAAAGTCGTTAATCCTGAAGCAAAAGATAAAATGACGATAGCCATAAAAGACTTCAATAAAAAAGTAACTTCTGATAAAAGAGTACAAAGTTTCATTTTACCATTACGAGATGGTATTTTAATGGCCCAAAAATTGTAA
- a CDS encoding LysM peptidoglycan-binding domain-containing protein → MKKIYSISLLLSAGTLFSSFNSSELKLSNPNKDVMVVQQPHQTDNPYPIITNVHTKKVNGEEITLVDANAIPAFIAGPNQNLMLIATALGIDVKKIYKYNDMDAYDDLQEGHVYYLKAKKGKATVANHTVDEEKNLWEVSQRYGIKLSKLAKKNRMKSDEPLARGRVLFLQKTRPKSVPPKVIDLPPAEEPVVEEELAQIDSAAAITTGVAVISIPADSTANAVDPSSKTHTVQDGESLFTISHMYDVTMLELKEWNNIGDNLSLEEGQVLIVGKEGSSVATTAAAVSVPVAEETAVIEEITEQPAIDNAAYDIAPNSQINARGKTITVGEASPAAANTAATVAATTTILAVANDAPAEAMPTAPEKYTVGKGEFYYAIARKHGVAATDLMAWNNNKELHPGDEIYVSNPNASNTVNSVASNPSINSTGNYSTHTLQHPVQKGETLESIAAQYDVTTEEIIQHNAVLKNQGDYHRLPMLLQIPQRQTQSNTVAEPVAYASTKPANDIYNQPAQVKAEPKKESVPATVTQQAAVTAPAVASTSSTANATTHTVQQGETLFAISRQYGVYHKDLIEWNNLPSNGALNAGQVLKLTAPESAIVEESASASPQQIEEFHVVGSGDTLYSISRKYGVNVSQIKSLNNMSNNEIKVGQKLRVK, encoded by the coding sequence ATGAAAAAAATATATTCCATAAGTCTACTCTTAAGCGCTGGTACACTGTTTAGTTCTTTCAATAGTTCTGAATTAAAACTTTCAAACCCAAATAAGGATGTTATGGTTGTTCAACAGCCTCACCAAACTGACAATCCTTACCCTATCATCACTAACGTTCATACTAAAAAAGTTAATGGTGAAGAAATTACATTAGTTGATGCAAACGCTATCCCTGCATTTATCGCTGGGCCAAATCAAAACTTAATGCTTATCGCAACAGCATTAGGAATAGATGTAAAGAAAATATACAAATACAATGATATGGATGCCTATGATGATCTTCAAGAAGGGCATGTATATTATTTAAAAGCTAAAAAAGGTAAAGCAACTGTAGCTAATCATACAGTTGATGAAGAAAAGAACTTATGGGAGGTTTCACAAAGGTATGGTATCAAGTTATCTAAACTTGCTAAGAAAAACCGCATGAAATCTGATGAGCCTTTGGCTAGAGGTAGAGTTTTATTCTTACAAAAAACTAGACCGAAATCTGTTCCTCCTAAAGTAATTGACCTTCCACCAGCAGAAGAACCTGTTGTTGAAGAAGAATTAGCACAAATTGATTCTGCTGCTGCCATTACCACTGGTGTTGCTGTCATTTCAATTCCAGCTGATTCTACTGCTAACGCTGTAGACCCTTCTTCTAAAACACATACTGTACAAGATGGAGAAAGTCTTTTCACTATCTCACATATGTATGATGTCACTATGTTAGAACTAAAAGAATGGAATAACATTGGCGACAATCTTTCTTTAGAAGAAGGACAAGTTTTAATTGTCGGAAAAGAAGGCTCAAGTGTAGCCACTACCGCAGCAGCTGTATCAGTCCCAGTAGCTGAAGAAACGGCAGTTATTGAAGAAATTACTGAGCAACCAGCTATTGACAATGCTGCTTATGATATTGCTCCTAATTCGCAAATAAATGCAAGAGGTAAAACGATTACCGTTGGTGAAGCTTCTCCAGCAGCTGCAAATACAGCAGCTACTGTAGCAGCAACCACTACAATTCTAGCAGTTGCCAATGATGCTCCTGCTGAAGCCATGCCAACTGCTCCTGAGAAATATACTGTAGGAAAAGGCGAGTTCTATTATGCCATTGCTAGAAAGCATGGTGTAGCAGCAACAGATCTTATGGCTTGGAACAATAACAAAGAATTACACCCAGGGGATGAAATTTATGTTTCAAACCCAAATGCATCAAATACAGTTAATTCTGTAGCTTCTAATCCTTCTATTAACAGTACTGGAAATTATTCAACGCATACTCTTCAACATCCAGTGCAAAAAGGGGAAACATTAGAATCAATCGCTGCTCAATATGATGTAACTACAGAGGAGATTATTCAGCATAATGCTGTATTGAAGAATCAAGGAGACTATCACCGTCTTCCAATGTTATTACAGATTCCTCAACGACAAACTCAGTCAAATACTGTTGCTGAGCCTGTTGCTTATGCCTCCACAAAGCCAGCAAATGATATATACAACCAACCTGCACAAGTTAAAGCAGAGCCGAAAAAAGAGTCAGTTCCTGCAACAGTAACTCAACAAGCGGCAGTTACGGCACCTGCAGTTGCAAGTACTTCTTCAACAGCAAACGCAACAACACATACAGTACAACAGGGTGAAACTCTTTTTGCTATCTCTAGACAATATGGGGTATATCATAAAGACTTAATTGAATGGAATAACCTTCCTTCAAATGGTGCCTTAAACGCTGGTCAGGTATTAAAATTAACTGCTCCCGAAAGTGCTATTGTTGAAGAGAGTGCTTCTGCTTCTCCTCAACAGATTGAAGAGTTTCATGTAGTTGGTTCAGGTGATACATTATATTCCATCTCAAGAAAGTATGGTGTCAATGTGTCGCAAATAAAATCACTCAACAACATGAGTAACAACGAGATAAAAGTTGGACAAAAGTTAAGAGTTAAATAA
- a CDS encoding DegT/DnrJ/EryC1/StrS family aminotransferase, translating to MPGTEYFGAEERKEVMDVLESGMLFRYNHDDQRNGHWKAREFEELFQNYTGAKHAHAVSSGSAAVACMMAAAGIGHNDEVICTPFTFIAPIEAVLFAGGIPVFAEVDETLNLSAASIEAAITPRTKAVLLIHMCGAAADLDGIRAVCDKHNIKLLEDAGQALGAFYKGKHVGLFGDAGAVSFDFFKITTAGEGGVCFTNDTEKYEIMAQFSDHGHSHVGDNRGMEPHPILGFNYRLGELNAAVAVAQMRKLEMIREQNKKNKAILKDRLKEVPFITFRCLPDEEGDSATFLNFFMETPELAKAAADQCGKDGVGVAYWYTNMYHFINQWDHLKSLNSPYKLAIHDYEHRQDWNNLELPKSQNIIGRLLSIGIRATWTEEEIHAFADKLIASLNSVVAVNN from the coding sequence ATGCCAGGAACGGAATATTTTGGTGCTGAAGAAAGAAAAGAAGTAATGGACGTGTTAGAGTCCGGTATGCTTTTTAGATACAATCATGATGACCAAAGAAATGGTCATTGGAAAGCAAGAGAATTTGAAGAGTTATTCCAAAACTATACTGGTGCAAAACATGCTCACGCTGTTTCTAGTGGTTCTGCTGCCGTAGCTTGTATGATGGCTGCTGCTGGAATCGGTCACAATGATGAGGTGATTTGTACTCCTTTTACTTTCATTGCTCCTATCGAAGCCGTTTTATTCGCAGGTGGTATTCCTGTTTTTGCAGAAGTTGATGAAACACTTAACTTAAGTGCTGCATCTATCGAAGCTGCAATTACACCAAGAACAAAAGCTGTTTTATTAATTCATATGTGTGGTGCTGCAGCCGACCTTGATGGTATCAGAGCGGTTTGTGATAAGCATAACATTAAATTATTAGAAGATGCAGGTCAAGCCTTAGGTGCTTTCTACAAAGGAAAACACGTAGGTTTGTTTGGTGATGCTGGTGCTGTATCTTTTGATTTCTTCAAAATTACTACAGCTGGTGAAGGTGGTGTTTGTTTCACAAACGACACTGAAAAATATGAAATTATGGCTCAATTCTCTGATCATGGCCACTCTCACGTTGGCGATAACAGAGGTATGGAACCACATCCAATTTTAGGTTTCAACTACCGTTTAGGTGAGTTGAATGCTGCTGTAGCTGTTGCTCAGATGCGTAAATTGGAAATGATCCGTGAGCAAAACAAAAAGAATAAAGCTATTCTTAAAGATAGATTAAAAGAAGTGCCTTTCATTACTTTCCGTTGTCTACCAGACGAAGAAGGTGATTCAGCAACTTTCTTAAACTTCTTTATGGAAACTCCTGAATTAGCCAAAGCTGCGGCTGATCAGTGTGGTAAAGATGGTGTTGGTGTCGCTTATTGGTATACTAACATGTACCACTTCATTAATCAATGGGACCACTTAAAATCATTGAATTCTCCATATAAATTGGCTATTCATGATTATGAGCACCGTCAAGACTGGAATAACCTTGAGTTACCAAAATCTCAAAATATCATTGGTAGATTATTATCAATTGGTATTAGAGCTACATGGACAGAGGAAGAAATCCATGCATTTGCTGATAAATTAATTGCATCATTAAACTCTGTTGTGGCTGTTAATAACTAA
- a CDS encoding iron-containing alcohol dehydrogenase family protein translates to MHKNFKNIDKIVYGKGSFNQIDDILAPKRVENDKFMVFIVDKYFEGKELADRIPAHAEDLVFFEDIDQYEPTTDQVDNLRDKILAEKGIPAGIIGIGGGSIMDIAKALSLMVTNEGSSQLYQGLNLVKKAGVYHMGVPTVAGTGAECSMTAVLTGPVKKLGLKCDWTVFNQAVLDPELLSTVERNQWFYTGMDCYIHCIEAESGLYFNAYSKAYGDQALSLCREIYLGDNAGQNLENDEKLMIASLFGGLSLTYSEVGACHALSYGLSKILGTRHGYANCLAFYHLEEFYGDAVNEFKSMIEKHNIDLPQGLSKEWSEETIDAMAEVAYNLPHMWNHAIGLDWKEKWTKEDIKKLYRRL, encoded by the coding sequence ATGCATAAGAACTTCAAAAACATAGACAAAATCGTTTACGGTAAAGGGTCTTTCAATCAAATTGATGACATCTTAGCTCCTAAACGTGTTGAAAACGATAAATTCATGGTATTTATCGTTGATAAATATTTCGAAGGTAAAGAATTAGCTGATCGTATTCCAGCTCATGCTGAGGATTTAGTATTCTTCGAAGATATCGATCAATATGAGCCAACTACTGATCAAGTTGACAACCTTCGTGATAAAATCTTAGCAGAAAAAGGTATTCCTGCAGGTATCATTGGTATTGGTGGTGGTTCTATTATGGATATCGCTAAAGCATTATCATTAATGGTAACAAACGAAGGTTCTTCACAGTTATATCAAGGTCTTAACCTTGTGAAGAAAGCTGGTGTTTACCATATGGGTGTACCTACAGTAGCTGGTACAGGTGCTGAATGTTCAATGACTGCAGTATTAACTGGACCTGTTAAGAAATTAGGTTTAAAATGTGATTGGACAGTATTTAACCAAGCTGTATTAGATCCTGAATTATTATCAACTGTAGAACGTAACCAATGGTTCTACACTGGTATGGACTGCTACATTCACTGTATTGAAGCAGAGAGTGGTCTATACTTTAATGCTTACTCTAAAGCTTATGGTGACCAAGCTTTATCACTTTGTAGAGAAATTTACTTAGGCGATAATGCAGGCCAGAACTTAGAAAACGACGAAAAACTTATGATTGCCTCATTATTTGGTGGCTTAAGTTTAACGTATTCTGAAGTAGGTGCTTGCCATGCTTTATCATATGGTTTATCTAAGATCTTAGGTACTAGACATGGATATGCTAACTGTTTAGCTTTCTATCATTTAGAAGAATTCTATGGCGATGCAGTCAACGAATTCAAATCGATGATTGAAAAGCACAATATTGATCTTCCTCAAGGACTTTCTAAAGAGTGGTCTGAAGAAACAATTGATGCAATGGCTGAGGTAGCTTACAATCTTCCTCACATGTGGAATCATGCAATTGGCCTTGATTGGAAAGAAAAATGGACTAAAGAAGATATTAAGAAGCTTTATAGACGTCTATAA